Genomic window (Terriglobia bacterium):
CTTCGCCCCTTCCTCGCAATGGCCGGGCATTCCTTTCACTGGCTATTCAAGCGGAACTCAAATCATCGTTAAATCCATAGGGCCGGTTTCAGCGCCGGTCTGATTTCTGGCGCATGCTGTAAATGGCGCACGGTCGATCTTGATGGGTGAACGGCCGAATGACCAAAATCGTCTTCATGAGGGACATTCCATGGGCCCAGTTACCAAATTGTCGTCTGCAGCGGCGGGAAAGCGCACGCCGTCAGAAGCAGCCATTCCACTGGAAAATGAACAGAGGTCTGTTTCTGACTATTTCGACTCTGGATCATCTTACTGGCAGGGACTTTACAGCGGTAATGATGTTTTTGCGATTATTCATCAACAGCGCCGCTCGATGGCCCTGCAATACTTTGACGGGCTGTCGCTGCCCAAAACAACGCGCGTGCTGGAAGTTGGGTGTGGCGCCGGCTTGCTGACCGTGGACCTCGCCCGGCGTGGGTATACCCTGGAGGCGCTCGATCAAGCCAAATCAATGATTGACCTGACGCGCCGCAATGCGCTCCAGTGCGGTCTGGAAGACCGCGTGAAAGCTCATATCGGCGATATCTGCCGATTGCCCTTTGGCGATGCAACTTTCGGATGTCTGATCGCCCTGGGCGTTTTACCGTGGGTCGCGAACATCCATGCCGCATTGAAGGAGGTTTCCAGAGTCCTGGTTCCCGGTGGTTACGCAATCTTTAACGTAGACAATCGGCATCGTCTCAATCACCTCCTTGATCCCGCCGATATGCCTGCCCTGTCCTGGCTAAAAGCCAGATTGAAGAAGCCGCTTCACCGGTTCCAGTTGCGCAAGCCTCCAAGGGCGCCTGACGTGTATCGGTACACCCTTAAAGAATTCGACCAGCTTCTCACCTCGGCTGGATTGGTGCGGGTCAAATGCCGCATGATCGGCTTCGGCCCATTTTCCTTTTTCAAGTACGAACCCTTTTCCGGCGCGATCGGGGTAAAGCTGCACCATCGATTACAGCATTACTCAGACCGGGGATTGCCGCTGTTGCGGTCAACCGGGGCCCAAATCCTGGTTGCTGGCAGGAAGTCGTAAGGGACCCTCGCGATGTTGTCTGGGCCATCTGATATGAAATCAACAACAATCCTGCGGACAGCCGCGTGGTATGGAGACAGGGAGATCCGGTTGGACTTTCCTCCGTCCTGGGAGGTCAAGGTCCTGTCGCCAGATACTCCTCCGCCTCTGACCGAACAGGAAATCATTGAAAAACTCGAACACCCCGTGAACCAGCCGTCATTTCGCAAGATCTGCGAAGGCAAATCGCGGCCGGCCATTATTGTGGATGACCTGAACCGGCCTACGCCCGCGGGTCGCGTTGTGCCGCTATTGCTGCAGCGCTTTCGAGAAGCTGGCATCCCAGCGCAAAATGTCACGGTTGTGATGGCGACCGGCACTCACGGCCAACCCATGCCGGACGCGATGCTGAAGAAGATCGGGCCTGAAGCCGCATCGAGTTGCCGGCTTGTGGCCCACGACTGCTTCCGGGACGTGAAACGGATTGGCAGAACAACCCTGGGAACGCCGGTTTTTGTAAACCAGAACATCCTGGATTGTGACCTGGTCATCGGGGTGAGCGGAATTTATCCGAACCATACAGCCGGCTTCGGCGGCGGATCAAAGCTCGCGTTGGGCATCCTGGGTATCCGGTCCATCTACCATCTGCATTTTCGCCATCTGCCTGCCAGTTGGGGAGGCGACGCGGTTCGCCAACCTATTCGCCGGGAATTGGATGAAATTGCCGGCATGATCGGGATGAAAACGGTCATTTCGCTGATGATCGATTCCCACCGCGAAGTCATTCAAATATACTGTGGAGATCCGAGAGAGTATTTTCATGAAGCTGTGGCATACGGCCGCAACATCTTCCGCGCCTGTCATCCTCCCGATGCCGATGTCATCATTGCCAATACGTATCCAGACGATTTGTCGCTGACGATGGCGCGCATGAAGGGATTTGTCCCTCTGAGGCATCCCGGCAACGGCGCGTCAAAAGTTGCGATTGCTTCGTGCAGCGAGGGTCCCGGCCTTCACAACATCTTTCCCTTCGTGAATCTGCCGCCCCATTACCGTACGCGGCACATGCTAAGGCGCCTCTCGGTCATTTCCCTGGACGAATTGTCGGCGAAGGGCAGAAGCTATTTGAAACGAAAATTTTGGGACCGAACAGGAAAAATGCGAATTGCCGATGCCACTTCAAATGGCAACTCGCACCACACGAACCACCCGGTATGGTTGTACCGGCCTGGAAATCAAACGGAACGTCTGCCTTCCAGCGCGCCGGGAATCAATTTGGTCAACAATTGGTCCGCAGTTGTGGAGGCGGTCCAAAGAGAACAGGCCGGCAAAGATCGGCTGAAGGTCCTGCTGTACGCGTGCGCACCCCTTCAGGTGCCGGAATGCGTGGCCCAGCATGAGGCTGCGTTGCAGAGCCATTTTTGGAATTCGACTGAAACCATCGGCAGGGACGTCGCTTAATGAGGATTGCATAATAGAGTGACGGACTTCTGTAGCGCCGGTCCCGCCAAGCGGGACCGGCCCTGAAAATTGCCGCCGGGACGGCGGCGCTACAAACGATCTTGCCACCATATTTTGTAATCCTCAGTAAGCCATGACTCGGTGTGACGTTTTCGCAACGCAGCAGGTGTCGATCTCGACGGGGGCACAGAGGCCTGCGGGCTGTAGGGTCGTAGCACACAACAGATTGTTCACCGCACAGTTATCTTAAACAGGAGGACCAAGGTCCATGCAGAAACACAGTAGAGTTGTTGTTGTTGGACTCGGAGAGATAGGAAAACCACTTCTTGAGTTGATTTCCAAGAACCATGATGCCGTGGGTGTGGACATCTCTCCAGTTAAGGGGACCAAGCGGGTGGACATCATGCATGTGTGTTACCCCTACCAAATCAGTGATTTTGTCGGCGAGACAGCCCGGTACATCAAACTTTTCAGGCCCAGTCTGACCATTATCAATAGCACTGTGCCAGTTGGCACCACCCGATCGATCGCTGAGCGGAGCGGTGCTGCTGTCGTGAACAGCCCAGTGCGTGGCAAGCACATTCGTATGCTGGATGACCTTGGCGCCTACACCAAGTTCGTGGGTGCCATTGATTCCTCAGCCGCCGAGCGGGCAGCAAATCACTTTGCGTCCATAGGCTTGAAGACCAGGATCCTCTCATCGCCCGAGTCGACTGAGCTGGCAAAGCTGACGGAAACAACCTATTTCGGTGTTTTGATTGCCTGGGCCCAGGAAGTCGAAAGGTATTGTGACCAGTCGGGGGTGGATTACGACGAAGTCGCCGCGTTCTATGAAGAGATCAAGTTCTTGCCGCCGGTAAAATACTTTCCGGGCGTCATTGGGGGACATTGCGTGATGCCCAACATCAAGATTCTCCAGAAGTGGACCCAATCGGCGATGCTCGAAGCCATTCAGATCTCCAATCAGGTGAAGGTCGAACGAGACGCTCAGCAAATAACGATACGGACCAACCTGGCGGCAGGGGCTGCTCCCAACAGCCTTGAGAGCGCGAAGAACACTCTGCCACGTGTTTCCCGGAGGCAATCATGAACGCAACATTGGGGCATTTTCTCTCGACGCAGCCGCTGGGACACGGGCCCGGCACGACAGGGTCCAATCCTATGAATTTCACTGTTCCTTCCCCATCTGGCGGGAAGGCAGCGCCCTCGAACCTGGCAGGGAAAAGAGTGGCCATGGTAACGTTCTCGACCTTCCCAGGGGACCCGCGCCCGCGCAGGGCTGTGAATGCATTGCTTGGCCAGGGCATGACAGTGGACCTTATATGTCTTGGCAACGGAGATGCCCCGAGGCATGAAATCCTGAATGGAATGCGCATCCTCCGGTTTCCGCTCAAGAGCCGCCGTGGCAACAAATTCATGTATGTCTGGAATTATTGTGCATTCATCTTGTTCTCGGCCTGCGTGTTGGCGCGGCGGTCCTTTCAACGCCGCTACGACATGGTCCACATTCACAACATGCCTGATGTCCTTGTTCTGAGCGCCTTGGTGCCCAAGGCGCTGGGTTCAAAAGTCCTGCTTGACATGCACGATCCCATGCCCGAACTCATGAAGACCATTTACAACCTGGACGACAATTCGTTGAGCGTCCGCCTCATCCAGTGGCTCGAGAAGTGGAGCATCGGCCGGGCCGATTTCGTGCTGACGGTTAATGCTGCTTGCAAACGTATTTTCGCCTCGCGCAGCTGTCCGCAGAGCAAAATCGAGGTTGTGATGAATTCCCCCGACGAACAGGCCATTCCGATTCGGTCTCCTCACTCGTATAAGAAGGCTGGCCATGCGCCGCCCAAACCTTTTGTGATCATGTATCACGGATCATTGGTCGAAAGAAACGGCCTGGGCCTGGCAGTGGATGCTCTCGTTCAGGTTCGTCGAAAAGTTCCCGGCGCCGAAATTAAAATCTGCACGGTTGAAACTCCTTACCTCCATAAAGTAATGGACAAGGCACGCAGGCTTGGGTTGGAAGATCGTGTGCATTTTTTGGGATCGAAGCGGGCCGGAGAACTTGGCAAAGAAATTGAAAGCTGCGATCTTGGAATCGTTCCAAACCAGCGGAATGCCTTTACGGAGATTAATACACCAAACCGGATTTTTGAGTTCCTATCCATGGGTAAACCTGTTATTGCCCCGCGTACTCGAGGCGTCCAGGATTACTTCAGCCCAGACTCGCTGTTCTTCTTTGAAGCGGGGAACGCAGACGACCTTGCCCGAATGATTGAATACGTTGCATTTCACTCCAACGAGGCGATCGAGAGGGTTGAACGGGGTCAACAGGTTTACCTGAAACACACCTGGTCACGGGAAAGCGGAGTGTTTGTGGGCGTGGTCGAGAGGCTTTTGAACGGTCGGCGGCCACGGTTGCGCTCAGACACCGCCGTTCGTCCGGGCAACGCTTCTTTGGGAGAATCCTTACCGAACGATCGGTATTCGTAAGGCGGCCAGGGCTGGGATCCTGTCGATTCCGATGCCCCGCTTTCTGAAATCTATGGGTTCAGTGCGAAACCCATAACATCTTTCCCGCAGAATCTAATTAATTATGATTGGAGTCATTGCGAAATCGGCGGATTCCGAGGTAGTCTCCGAGTTTTTCCAACTATTTAAGACCCCCTGGGAGTGGTACCGGGACGGAGGCCGTTACGACGTTGTACTTTGTGCCGGGGACGGCGTCGTGCCCGATGGTCAGGCGGAATTAGTTCTGATTTACGGCGGCAGCACACTGCCTTTTGACGCTGAACAGGGGATCGAGACGGTTGCCCTAGGAAACCATGCAGGCGAGGTGCGCTTTAAAGATGGGCGGCTCCCAATTTATCGGGACTATATAACGTTTAAGAGTGGCGCCCGATTCCTGGTGGAACAAGAGACCGGCCATCCTTTGGTCCATATCAGCCGAGAGGGCACGAGGACGGTGGCGAGGATTGGTTACAACCTTTTCGAAGAAGCCCGGGCGCTGCTTACGGTCGGGCAGCCCGTTGCCAACGCGAGTAGCCCAGTACTGGAGTTGCATATCGGATTGTTGCGCGACCTGATCGTCAGCGCTGGCGTACCACTTGCCGAAATCCCTCCGGTCCCGGAAGGACATCGATTCATTGCCTGTTTGACTCATGACATTGACCACCCATCGATCCGGCGCCATAAATTTGACCATACCCTTCTGGGGTTTTTGTACCGCGCTGTTTTTGTCTCCCTCGGCAAGGCATGTCGAGGACACCTTCCTCTACGCAGCTTGCTGAGGAACTGGGCGGCGGCCGCAAAGCTGCCTTTTGTTTATCTGGGCCTTGCAAAGGACTTCTGGTATGAGTTTGATCGATATCTGCGAATGGAAGAAGGATTGCCCTCCACTTTCTTTGTCATTCCCTACAGTTGCCGTCCGGGACGGCTGGAGCATGGATCAGCTCCCAAATTTCGTGCCTCCCAATATGGTGCTGCCGATATTGCTGCGAAGATCCGGGAACTGACGTCCGCAGGTTGCGAGATCGGGGTCCATGGAATCGACGCGTGGCTTGATAGTTCCAGTGGTCGGACTGAACTGGAAGTGGTGCGCGGAATTACCGGGACGCAATGCACCGGCTCGCGGATGCACTGGCTCTATTTTGGAGAGGGATCGCCGGTTGTCCTCGAGGAGGCCGGGATTGATTACGATTCAACGATTGGCTATAACGCGACGGTTGGTTATCGCGCGGGAACCACCCAGGCCTATAAGCCCTTGGGGGCGAAACGGCTGCTTGAATTGCCCTTGCATATCATGGACACAGCCCTGTTCTTTCCTGCCCATTTGAATTTGTCTTCTGCCCAGGCGTCCCTTAGAGTCGGCCAGATCGTCGACAACGCCATTCAGTTTGGCGGCGTCATTACGGTCAACTGGCATGACCGCAGTATTTCACCTGAAAGATGTTGGGATGAATTTTATGTCGATCTGGTTCGAAATCTGAGGAGTCGCGGAGCATGGTTTGCAACCGCGGCAAACGCCGTATCGTGGTTTAGACAACGCAGGTTGGCAGTGTTCGAATTCGACGAAGACGAACCGGATGTCCCTCGCATCAGGACTGAGGACGGCGAAGCGGTGGATTTGCCCGGCCTGCAATTGCGAGTATACAACGCGCGCAAAACACAGCCGGGATTGTGCAATTCATGATGCCGTCCCCGCACGGTTCCACCTGGAGGCGGAGTGAAGCAACTCCGCGAGGTTCCGTTGGCGGAACTAAGGGTCCGCTCTCCGGAGCGGGAGGGCCCGGTAGAAATCCATACCCTGTTATCGATAGCACGGTGAGAGAAGAGATCAAGATGGCCGAAAACATGAATTGGCCTCCGAAGTATGTGGTAATAACTCCGGTGCGAGATGAAGAAGCGCACCTTGAGGCAACCATCAGGTCGGTTATCAACCAGACGATCAGGCCCGACGAATGGATCATTGTGGATGACGGATCAACGGACAAGACTCGGGACATCATTGGCAAGTATGCAGAACAACACCGATGGATGCGAGGCGTATACCGAATCAACCGGGGATTCAGGAAGTCGGGTGGAGGGGTCGTCGAGGCCTTCAACGATGGGTTTCACGAGCTCACTTGCCGTGACTGGGCGTTTGTCGTCAAGCTCGATGGAGACCTCAGCTTTGAGCCCGATTATTTCGAGAGGATCCTCAAGCGATTCAGGGACGAACCGGCCCTCGGAATCGCTGGTGGAACGCTTCACTGCGTTTCAAATGGCCATAAGATCGAGCGCAACCCGCATTTCCACGTGCGAGGTGCGACGAAAGTTTACCGCCGAAAGTGCTGGGAGGCCATCGGCGGGTTGTGGCCGGCTGCCGGATGGGACACGGTTGATGAAGTAAGCGCCAGCATGCGGGGCTGGACCACCTTAAGCATTCCCGACATTCACGCACTTCATCATCGACACCTGGGCGGCGCCGATGGCATGTGGTACGACAGTGTGAAGCATGGGCGGATCTGGTACACGGTTGGTTACCATCCACTCTTTGTCCTTGCCAGTTGTCTATATCGCGCGTTGCAAAAACCTTATTTGGTCCGGTCGATTGGAGGTCTATACGGTTTTTTGCAAGCGTATTTGAACCGTGCTCCCAGGGTGAATGATTACGCTCTCATTAAATTTATGCGGAACGAGCAAATGAAAAGGCTCATGGGACAGGCAACGATCTGGAAGTGAAAAACCGGGTGATTATCTTGTTCCTGCCGGAGACGGATGTCTACCGGAAGCGTGGCCCCTCCTTTTGATATTGTGCTCAATTGCTGATCGATGGGTGTTGCCTGGAGACAGAGTGCCGATCTTTTTTGTCTCGCAGCAGGCGTGACGATGGAGAGTTCCAACTAATCCGGTAAAGGATAGCCCTCCCGTGCAGCCCGCTTTATTAACGCGACCATGACGAACGCAGCAGGTACTTTCGACCGCACTAGCGAATCCGCGCTGAACTGCCCAGACCAAGTGATGGTTGACCACTTCCGGTGCCCGGAAGAGTTTGTGCGCCTTGACGTGCAGGGTGATTTGTCGGAGCTGGCCGGTTACTTCAAATTCGGTCCCGAATCGGTCTGCTACGCGAGGGCCTCCGCCTTTACTCCGGCTCATGGCGCCGGAGAGCCCTTGTATGATGCTCTGGCTTACGCCAGGGCCGGACGATGCGGTATAACCCTGCCGTTTGATATTGGAGAAACCGTTACCGCGCTCCGCTTTGAAAGGTATATGCGGAACGGAAACGCTCCAGGCGCTCGCAGCATCATCCAGAAATTCATCAGGGCAGTCTACTACGCCGTCCGGCCTGTCGCGCCGGTGGCGGTACGCAAGCACCTCCAGCGGCAGTCGCTGCGCGGCTGGGATAAAAGAGAGTTTCCGCGCTGGCCGGTAGACACCAGCGTTGAATCCGCTCTCGAAACGGCATTACGCCTGAACATGACGGCGCAGGGCTTGAAAGAGGTCCCTTTTATCTGGTTCTGGCCGGACGGCGGGCAGGCCTGCGCGGTGATGACTCATGACGTCGAGACCACCGCTGGACGGGATTTCTGCCTCCGGCTGATGGATATCAATGATTCGTGCGGCATCAAGGCGTCGTTCCAGGTTGTTCCCGAACGCCGCTACGACGTTCCGGAGTCCTACCTCCAGAGTATTCGCGCCCGCGGGTTCGAGGTGAATGTCCACGATCTCAACCACGACGGCCATCTATTCAAGCACTACAAGCAGTTCAGGCGGCGGGCAGCGAAAATCGAGAAGTACAGGCAGCAGTTCGGCGCGCGGGGCTTCAGGGCAGCGGTCCTTTACCGGAATATCGACTGGTTTGACCTGTTGCACTTTGAATATGACATGTCGGTCCCCAACGTCGCGCACCTTGACCCCCAGCACGGCGGCTGCTGCACCACGTTTCCTTACTTCATCGGAAACATTCTGGAAATTCCGGTGACGATGGTCCAGGACTATTCGCTTTTCAACATTTTGCATAGCTATGGGCTCGACCTTTGGCAAAAGCAGATGGATATTATTCGAAGAAAATATGGTGTGATGAACTTCATCGTCCACCCGGATTACATTATCAACGGGCGCGAGCAGGGCGTCTACAAAGGGCTTCTCAGCAAGCTTGCAGAGTTGCGAAAATTCGCCGGCCTCTGGACACCGTTGCCGGGCGAACTGAATGATTGGTGGCGCCAGCGGAGCCAGATGAAGCTGGTCAGGAGCGGGAGTGGCTGGGTAATCGAGGGAGACGGCAAGGAGCGCGCCAGAATTGCCTGCGCGCGCCTCGAAAACGGCAAGCTTGTCTATTCACTTTGAATGCACGGAATTTTTCGACCTTTCTTGTCCCCGCGGGCGCCGGATTTGAAATTCGTATCAATGAGGTTTGGGGCCCATCGCTGCTGATTACACAGTTCTGGGTTTTCAAAATCGAACCATCGGTTTCCTGGCCGAGGCGCAAGGCAACATGGTCCTGCCGGCGGTTGCCGGCGTTCGGGTAAGGGACCACCAGGAGGAATAAGAATTATGGTATCCACAGCGCTGTTGGCAAAGAGTCTCGACGAACAGAACGACGTCCTGACCCGGTTCCAGGGCCGGGTCAGGCAGAGAACCGCAAAGGTGGGAGTGGTCGGAATGGGCTACGTGGGACTCCCCATTGCGCTTCTCTTCGCCAGGAAGGGTTTCCAGACCACCGGGTTCGATATCGACCCGGCGAAAATCGAGTCCCTTCGCGAGGGCACCAGCTACATCAAACACATTCCCGACGCTGAGATTGCTCACGAGATCGAGAGAAATCAGTTCCAGGCGACGGCGGACTTTTCCCGGTTGAGCACGATGGACGCGATCATCATCTGCGTTCCGACCCCTCTTGATGACCACCGGGAGCCGGACCTCTCCTTCATCCGGGCGACCGCGGAATCCATCAGCAGCCACCTGCATCGCGGGCAGCTCGTGGTGCTTGAGAGCACCACTTATCCAGGTACCACGGAGGAAGTGGTCCTCCCCATCCTGGAAAAATCCGGCCTGCGCTGCCCGGTCTCCGATTATTCTGCGGAACCGCACGGCGACGCCGGCACAGGCGCAGCAGGAGTGGATTTCCTTCTGGCTTTTTCTCCGGAGCGGGAAGATCCGGGCAACCGGCAATTCAAGACGCACCAGGTGCCCAAGGTGATTGGCGGGGTCAACGCTCTCAGCGTGCTTGCAACGCGGGACCTGTACGAAACGGCCTTTGAGCGTACCGTCCTGGTGAGCTCGTCGCGGGCGGCGGAAATGACCAAGCTTCTGGAAAACATCTACCGGTGCGTGAACATCGCGCTGGTGAATGAGCTGAAGCTGCTCTGTCTGAGAATGGGGCTGGACATCTGGGAGATTATCGATGCGGCCAAGACCAAACCCTTTGGCTTTTCCGCGTTTTATCCGGGGCCAGGACTGGGCGGCCACTGCATCCCGATTGATCCCTTTTACCTGACGTGGAAGGCCCGTGAGTACGAATTCCCGACCCGATTCATCGAGCTGGCGGGAGAGATCAACGCGTCCATGCCGGAGCACGTGGTTGCAGCCACCGGAGAAGCGCTCAATCGCCGGAGGAAGTGCTTGAA
Coding sequences:
- a CDS encoding methyltransferase domain-containing protein, coding for MGPVTKLSSAAAGKRTPSEAAIPLENEQRSVSDYFDSGSSYWQGLYSGNDVFAIIHQQRRSMALQYFDGLSLPKTTRVLEVGCGAGLLTVDLARRGYTLEALDQAKSMIDLTRRNALQCGLEDRVKAHIGDICRLPFGDATFGCLIALGVLPWVANIHAALKEVSRVLVPGGYAIFNVDNRHRLNHLLDPADMPALSWLKARLKKPLHRFQLRKPPRAPDVYRYTLKEFDQLLTSAGLVRVKCRMIGFGPFSFFKYEPFSGAIGVKLHHRLQHYSDRGLPLLRSTGAQILVAGRKS
- a CDS encoding lactate racemase domain-containing protein, producing the protein MKSTTILRTAAWYGDREIRLDFPPSWEVKVLSPDTPPPLTEQEIIEKLEHPVNQPSFRKICEGKSRPAIIVDDLNRPTPAGRVVPLLLQRFREAGIPAQNVTVVMATGTHGQPMPDAMLKKIGPEAASSCRLVAHDCFRDVKRIGRTTLGTPVFVNQNILDCDLVIGVSGIYPNHTAGFGGGSKLALGILGIRSIYHLHFRHLPASWGGDAVRQPIRRELDEIAGMIGMKTVISLMIDSHREVIQIYCGDPREYFHEAVAYGRNIFRACHPPDADVIIANTYPDDLSLTMARMKGFVPLRHPGNGASKVAIASCSEGPGLHNIFPFVNLPPHYRTRHMLRRLSVISLDELSAKGRSYLKRKFWDRTGKMRIADATSNGNSHHTNHPVWLYRPGNQTERLPSSAPGINLVNNWSAVVEAVQREQAGKDRLKVLLYACAPLQVPECVAQHEAALQSHFWNSTETIGRDVA
- a CDS encoding glycosyltransferase family 4 protein, whose translation is MNATLGHFLSTQPLGHGPGTTGSNPMNFTVPSPSGGKAAPSNLAGKRVAMVTFSTFPGDPRPRRAVNALLGQGMTVDLICLGNGDAPRHEILNGMRILRFPLKSRRGNKFMYVWNYCAFILFSACVLARRSFQRRYDMVHIHNMPDVLVLSALVPKALGSKVLLDMHDPMPELMKTIYNLDDNSLSVRLIQWLEKWSIGRADFVLTVNAACKRIFASRSCPQSKIEVVMNSPDEQAIPIRSPHSYKKAGHAPPKPFVIMYHGSLVERNGLGLAVDALVQVRRKVPGAEIKICTVETPYLHKVMDKARRLGLEDRVHFLGSKRAGELGKEIESCDLGIVPNQRNAFTEINTPNRIFEFLSMGKPVIAPRTRGVQDYFSPDSLFFFEAGNADDLARMIEYVAFHSNEAIERVERGQQVYLKHTWSRESGVFVGVVERLLNGRRPRLRSDTAVRPGNASLGESLPNDRYS
- a CDS encoding glycosyltransferase family A protein, whose amino-acid sequence is MAENMNWPPKYVVITPVRDEEAHLEATIRSVINQTIRPDEWIIVDDGSTDKTRDIIGKYAEQHRWMRGVYRINRGFRKSGGGVVEAFNDGFHELTCRDWAFVVKLDGDLSFEPDYFERILKRFRDEPALGIAGGTLHCVSNGHKIERNPHFHVRGATKVYRRKCWEAIGGLWPAAGWDTVDEVSASMRGWTTLSIPDIHALHHRHLGGADGMWYDSVKHGRIWYTVGYHPLFVLASCLYRALQKPYLVRSIGGLYGFLQAYLNRAPRVNDYALIKFMRNEQMKRLMGQATIWK
- a CDS encoding nucleotide sugar dehydrogenase is translated as MVSTALLAKSLDEQNDVLTRFQGRVRQRTAKVGVVGMGYVGLPIALLFARKGFQTTGFDIDPAKIESLREGTSYIKHIPDAEIAHEIERNQFQATADFSRLSTMDAIIICVPTPLDDHREPDLSFIRATAESISSHLHRGQLVVLESTTYPGTTEEVVLPILEKSGLRCPVSDYSAEPHGDAGTGAAGVDFLLAFSPEREDPGNRQFKTHQVPKVIGGVNALSVLATRDLYETAFERTVLVSSSRAAEMTKLLENIYRCVNIALVNELKLLCLRMGLDIWEIIDAAKTKPFGFSAFYPGPGLGGHCIPIDPFYLTWKAREYEFPTRFIELAGEINASMPEHVVAATGEALNRRRKCLNNARILVLGISYKKDIDDLRESPSMAVMELLQARGVRVDYHDPYFPHLGRMRRYNFQMDSAPLSAEMLSRYDAVLIATDHSSFDYEFIALHSQLVIDTRNATREVTGYPDKIVHC